AAGAAAATACGCAGTTTTTTTTAATAAGGTTCAGAAATAATCCCAAAAAAAATGCAAGTAGATCTAAATGAACTAGCAAATTCATACGAGGTCGTTCCCGTATCTCTTAGTGATCCTTTTAAGTCTTTAGTTGCGGAACCTTCCACGATGGAAGTACTTAGATTCATACCCATTATTGCCTTCATTGCTTTAATAATTACAGCTGTATGGAGACAGGGTATGAAGTTCCCAGTAAAAGCTATTGGCGATTTAAAAAAAGACAGCAAGCAAGATTAAATCAATGAGTGGATTTAAACGATTTTCTTTTAATTTCTAATGGCTGTAGGATTAATTAAATATCATTAAGATCTAGTAACAGCTACTGAAAATTAGAGGTTAGAGGAGGAATTAGCTAACTCATTCGTCAACTCAATTAATTTTTTAGAAATTCCAATCTCTTTCATTGAGTGTCCTGCACTATCGATTACATAAAGTTTTGAAGAGGGCAATGATTTATTAAGATCCCATGCACTTCTCATGGGACAAACCACGTCATATCTTCCCTGAACAATCGAAACAGGAATATCTTTTAGCTTAGTAATGTTTTTTAAAATATAATTTTCCTCTAAAAAAATGTTATTAACAAAATAATGACATTCTATACGCGCAAAAGAATCTGAGAAATTATCATTTGCAGCTTTTTTAATGGATAATTCTTTTGGCATGAGAAAGCTTGTTGACAGTTCCCATCTAGTCCAAGCATGTGCTGCTTTGGCTCTTTCAGACCTATCTTGACTGGTTAATCTCTTATGGAAAGCATTAATCAAATCGCCTCTTTCATTTTGCGGAATAACAGACTGATAAAGATCAAATTCTTCAGGAAAAATCTCACTTGCACCTTTTTGATAGAACCAGCTTAATTCGGTTTTTCTGCACAAAAATATACCTCTAAGAGTAAGACTTAAAACTTTTTCCGTGTGTTGAATGGCATAAATCAAGCTTAATGTTGAGCCCCATGAGCCCCCAAAGACATGCCATGATTCGATTTTTAAGAGTTGTCTTAATTTTTCAATGTCTTCAATTAAATGATGTGTCGTATTTTCTTTTAACTCAGAATGAGGAGAAGATCTACCGCATCCTCTTTGATCAAATTGAACAATATTGAATTCCTTTGGATCAAAATATCTTCTATAAGAAGGACTACTCCCACCCCCGGGGCCTCCATGAACAATCAAGACAGAGGATCCATTTGGATTGCCACTTCTTTCCCAGTAGATAAAGTGTAGAGGACTCACTTTCAATATCCCTTGTTCCTTAGGTTCTATTTCTGGAAATAACATTTTTAATTAAATTTTCGTCTTTTGCTTTTGAGACATTTCATTCAAATCAAGCATACATAACAAAATTAGCTATAAAGGATTATTAAAAAAGGAATTGATCAATGCGTAAGAAAAATTGGCTCAAAAGCTTTCGATTAAATATTCATGCCCCTGGAACAGGTTTTGCCCTAATGATCTTGGCTTTAACTCAAGTACCAGTAGGAATAAAGAATGCAGCTGAAGTTGCTTGTATTGGTCAAACTTCAAATAAGATTTGGAAATCAGAAAAGAATCATGCGGATGCAAACATGCTTGCAGTTCAAAGATGCAATGGAAGAAATTAACTGGAATCATGTGTTCGTCTTCAAGAAAATTAGATAAAAAACTAAAAAATGTAACGTTGGCCTAGAACTTGATTTTTAACACGATAGAAAGATGAATATTTGAAAATTCTTCTTTTTTATGACTTCAGCGCTAAAAATAATCGATCAAGAACTAGCTCAGTTTGGCTGGTTTGAGTCAATAGCTACTAATTCAATAAGTGACTTTAAGTCACCCAAGATAGATGTTGAAGAACAAACAACTAATGAAAAAGAATCTGATCTCATAGACACATTCATATGTCATCTTATTTTCTATGTGGTTTTTTGCTATTCCCTATTTCTATATATTTTTATTGATTTGGGTTTTGGTTCCTTTTTAAAAAATAAAGTAAATACATTATTTAAACTCCAAAAAAATTTGAACCGCCTTCCTTTATCAGTGCTCATTCCAATTAATACAGACTAGGTCTGCCCTTAAACAAATTATTTGGGTATTCCTTACTATCGCACTAACTAAAATAATGTATTTAGATAGTAAAGAAGTAATTCACTAACGGTCTGAGTCTGCACAGACCGTTTTTTTATTTAAATGCAAAATTTTTTCGCCAAACTATCAAAATATTTTTATGGAATTAAAGTTGGTCAATTCTATGAAGAGCCCATAGGGGACGATTACTTATATCCAGATTGGTAAATAGACGTCAAATGCGTTTACCATCGTTCAATCAAAGATTTTTCATTACTACACAACCATTTAGAAAATGAGACAATCAATTGATTTTTAACTGATAATAACCACAGACTATATTTTTTTAACTTGGTAAAGCTTTAAGCATAGCCTCTACTCCTATAATTCTTATCCTTGATTCGTTAATCGACTACTAGTTAATTTTACTTGAGTAAAAGCCGAGGTGTATAAATTCAACAAGATCGATTAGAACATCTATATACCGATATGGAGGGTTATGAAACTAAAAACTCCTTTGAACATAATCAAAAATGCATTAAGTGATATTCGAACAATGCATGACTTCTCTTACACGGTTCCCAATGAAACTAGAGATGAGTTTTGGGAAAAAGAATGTAGTAATCATCCAACAGCATCTACATGCAAAGTTTATGAGGGCTAACAAAAATAAAATTCTGCGAATTAATAGCTGTTCAACCAAGCAAGAATCATCATCTAAACAATAAAAAGGCCCTGCCTAGCAGGGCCTTATAAAAAGAGTTAACAAACTAATGCTGATAGCGATGACCTCGATATGCCAATTGGGAATTTAGATCAAACTTAGCATCGCTTCTGCATGTGTTGTAGTGATTACGCCTGTAAGTCAGCTCAACACAATCCTTTTGCGGTTTTTGTTCTTTGTGCTGGACATAGTTTTGTCCACGATATAGAAGAGTTGTCATCATCCATTGTCCGAATGTTGATTTAAGTCCCCGTTCCTTGGCTTAAATCGAGATGCGGCTCGCTATGTAACGAGTTGAACGTTTTTGTAGCGGTTGCTACAAAAAGTATTATGTTATGGATGGATAGCACGTGTAGTTCATCTCGATACAAAACTATCTAGTGATATATACTCAAATTTCAAAATATTTTTTTTAGTATCAACTTAAAAGAGAATTCTGCTAATTTTTTTTAAGCTTTAAGAGGTCTCCCATAAAGGTTTCTTAGAGACTTCCCATTCTGTTTCCACTGACGACCTCCATAGGTCTCTTGCTTTTTCATAAGTTAACTTCTGACTTTCATGTAACTGAACATGAGGAGTAATACCGTGTAGGAATCTGAGCCTGCAGCTAGCATAGTGAACCCTTATGTATGTAGTTCCGTCTTCATCAGGGTGTTTATCTTTTAAAAGCCTCATTGCCCAGACCCGATCTTTTTTCACAAGCCAACTTTCATTTTGCATTTTCAGTAGGAGCTTGGATTATCTCTTTTATGATGCCTGGCCTTTGAATGACAACTATCTGGTAACCAACGATTTTTAACAACTTCAAGGAAATCACATATGAATTCATCTGGGCAATCAAGCTCATCCTGCAATTCAGCTAACTCATCAATAAAAAATTCGAATGTTCTACTTATTAAACCTGACTTTTGCTTTTGGGACGGAATCCATTTGGCCATAACTAGAAACAATAATTAGCTAAAATAATAATTAAACTATTACTGCAGAACCTATTTGGTAAACACCTGCTATTAAAAGCAAAACAGGTAGGTTTATTAAAACTAAAAGCTTAGCGGCAGTGATTTTATTAATTGCTGTCATTTCTAAAATGTTTTTTAAAATTTGAATCAATTATTGGGAACATAACCGGATTAATCTATCCCTAAAGGTCGGTTCAGGTAGGGCTAACCAGTTCGGGTACAATAGAGGAAATCCCTCCAAAAACGTGAATTAATTCTGGATAGAGTTGGATATTGGGAAAAAATCTATGAAACGCAATTTATTATTTTTGTCATCGGCTTTGTTTTTGACAGCTATGAATGCACAAGCCGAAAGTTTTTGGTTGATCCTTCAAAACAGTACTTACGGAATAGAAAAAGTAGAAATGAAAAACATGTCGCAATGCGAGGAACAAGGCAAGCAGTACACAAAAAGTTCGGGTATTCCTCGTTACTTGTGCTTAATTGGCAAATAAAAAAGTATCAAACAAAATACCTTATTGGTACAACTTGATAGTTAAATTGCTGACTTTTGATTAGTAGACGAATTGAAGGTTGGTTAACAACAATCACAACCTTTGTCTCCTATTGTTGCATTTTCTTCAAAAGTATCAGCAATATCTCGAAGCATTAGTGCGATAAATGCAGGAGGACATTGGAGCTCACTAGCATACTTAGCGTATTGCTGAGCAGTTCCCTGCATTGCTGGAATAATAATGTTATCGATTTGATCTTCAGTGGGTGACCACTTCGTTTCACATTTTTCAGTCATAGTTAACAGTCACCTAACAACAAAAATATAAATGTGTTTTGCATGGAGTCAATATTGTAAATACATTTACCAATTGCTTAAGCATTTGATCAAACGACACCCAATTTCATTCCACTTTTCACCTTCGCAAGAATCTTATCGTCTAAATCATTGTCTGTTTGAAGAACTAGCCACTCAATTGCACTGATAATAAAAGCTTTCATTTGCTTTTTGAAAAATTTTTTTAACATCAAAAAGAGTACTGGCTTTAGTATTAAGAAAAGGAAACCAACCATTACATTGCAATTTATACAATATGGTTTTACCTCATATTTTCAAATATTGGTGTAACCACCCCAAAAAACTTCGCATTGCACTACAACATCGACTTGGTTCGTTGGTTAGATTTATCCAGTGTATACTTTTCTATCATGCTTACTCCATATCACATAATTTTATTTGGGATACTTTTAGTAGTTAGTTCTGCTTCAATTTTTCAAATGTCCACTGCAGAACAAATCTGATGACATCATTTTTTATAATTTCAATGGCTGGTTATTTCTATTTGATGGCCTGCTTATGGAGAGATTTAAGAAGAACCAAAACAAGTTGAAATTCACTTAATATTTTAATTTTTAAAATTGCTTGTTAACTTCAAAGAAGACTCAAAAAAATCTTCTTTATTATCTAGCAAAAAGAATGCAAAGCCTTACAAGATTTTCAGTAATTGG
The sequence above is drawn from the Prochlorococcus marinus str. MIT 1013 genome and encodes:
- a CDS encoding DUF4278 domain-containing protein; this translates as MMTTLLYRGQNYVQHKEQKPQKDCVELTYRRNHYNTCRSDAKFDLNSQLAYRGHRYQH
- a CDS encoding DUF1651 domain-containing protein gives rise to the protein MQNESWLVKKDRVWAMRLLKDKHPDEDGTTYIRVHYASCRLRFLHGITPHVQLHESQKLTYEKARDLWRSSVETEWEVSKKPLWETS
- the pip gene encoding prolyl aminopeptidase translates to MLFPEIEPKEQGILKVSPLHFIYWERSGNPNGSSVLIVHGGPGGGSSPSYRRYFDPKEFNIVQFDQRGCGRSSPHSELKENTTHHLIEDIEKLRQLLKIESWHVFGGSWGSTLSLIYAIQHTEKVLSLTLRGIFLCRKTELSWFYQKGASEIFPEEFDLYQSVIPQNERGDLINAFHKRLTSQDRSERAKAAHAWTRWELSTSFLMPKELSIKKAANDNFSDSFARIECHYFVNNIFLEENYILKNITKLKDIPVSIVQGRYDVVCPMRSAWDLNKSLPSSKLYVIDSAGHSMKEIGISKKLIELTNELANSSSNL